The following are encoded in a window of Leptodactylus fuscus isolate aLepFus1 chromosome 9, aLepFus1.hap2, whole genome shotgun sequence genomic DNA:
- the MCOLN2 gene encoding mucolipin-2, which translates to MFEFPITDFVSVPDPEDDEIIDLGPSMEQSEVEREAIKLRQDLKFYFMSPCDKYRARRQIPWKLALQVLKIVMVTTQLILFGLSNQLVVSFKEENTMAFKHLFIKGYTGVDEDDYSRTVYTQKDLYDSIFYVIDQYRQIGNLSLGTVGYENDEKRKGLKICKQHYHRGSIHPSNDTFYIDPTVETECLHIEQDKLAKNLPRDSIMNSSFFNLEFYRLIKVEISFRLKGIDLQTIRVRELPDCYVFHNKITFNNQAHSGKVKIFFDSDATIQDCKDWHISGSIQKNTHYILVFDGFVILTCLTSLILCSRSIVLAVRLQRRFVRFFLQKYNRRVCSADRWEFINGWYIMVIISDLMTIIGSVMKMEIKAKNLTSYDVCSLLLGTSTLLVWVGVIRYLGYFQKYNVLILTMQASLPKVLRFCCCAGMIYLGYTFCGWIVLGPYHEKFEDLNTVAECLFSLVNGDDMFATFAQIQQKSTLVWLFSRLYLFSFISLFIYMILSLFIALITDSYETIKNYQQNGFPKTDLHEFLHSGDVTFETQNLRKRRVKTFPLICCCIRTREDDSILIN; encoded by the exons ATGTTTGAGTTTCCTATAACAGATTTTGTCTCGGTTCCTGATCCAGAAGACGATGAAATAATAGATTT AGGACCGTCCATGGAGCAGTCAGAGGTGGAGAGAGAAGCCATAAAACTGCGGCAAGACCTGAAGTTTTATTTCATGAGTCCATGTGACAAGTACCGAGCACGGCGCCAGATACCATGGAAGCTCGCCCTCCAGGTCCTGAAGATAGTCATGGTGACCACACAG CTTATCCTCTTCGGGCTGAGCAATCAACTGGTGGTGTCCTTCAAGGAAGAGAACACCATGGCGTTCAAGCACCTGTTTATTAAGGGCTACACCGGCGTTGATGAGGATGACTACAGCCGCACGGTTTACACCCAGAAAGACCTTTATGACAGCATTTTCTATGTGATTGACCAG TACCGTCAAATTGGCAACCTCTCACTTGGGACAGTCGGCTATGAAAATGATGAAAAAAGGAAAGGTCTGAAGATATGTAAACAGCATTACCATAGGGGGTCCATACACCCCTCCAATGACACCTTCTATATAGACCCTACAGTGGAAACAG AGTGTTTACATATAGAACAGGACAAGTTGGCCAAGAACCTGCCCCGAGACTCCATCATGAATTCCTCCTTCTTCAATCTGGAGTTTTACAG gctTATAAAAGTTGAAATCTCCTTTAGGCTGAAAGGAATTGATCTGCAAACCATCCGAGTCCGAGAGCTGCCCGACTGCTACGTGTTCCACAACAAG ATAACCTTTAATAACCAGGCTCACAGTGGCAAAGTCAAGATTTTCTTTGATTCTGATGCTACCATTCAAGACTGTAAAGACTGGCACATATCTGGCTCCA TTCAGAAGAACACTCACTACATCTTGGTGTTTGATGGCTTTGTTATCTTGACGTGCCTGACCTCTCTCATTCTCTGCTCTCGATCCATCGTTCTGGCTGTAAGACTGCAAAGG AGATTTGTGCGTTTTTTCTTGCAAAAGTACAATCGCCGTGTGTGCTCCGCGGACCGCTGGGAGTTCATAAACGGCTGGTACATTATGGTTATTATCAGTGATTTGATGACTATTATAGGATCTGTAATGAAAATGGAGATAAAAGCCAAG AACCTGACCTCTTATGACGTCTGCAGTCTTCTTCTCGGCACATCCACCTTACTGGTTTGGGTTGGCGTCATTCGATACCTGGGCTACTTCCAAAAGTATAAC GTTCTAATATTAACCATGCAAGCTTCACTTCCCAAAGTCTTAAGATTTTGCTGCTGCGCGGGAATGATTTACTTGGGATATACATTCTGCGGCTGGATAGTGCTGGGACCCTACCATGAAAAG TTTGAGGATCTGAACACAGTGGCCGAATGTCTCTTCTCGTTGGTCAACGGTGATGACATGTTTGCCACTTTTGCTCAAATCCAGCAGAAGAGCACCCTCGTGTGGCTGTTCAGCAGATTGTACCTCTTCTCCTTTATTAGTCTGTTCATCTACATGATCCTCAGCCTGTTCATTGCACTAATAACAGATTCCTATGAAACCATTAAG AACTATCAGCAAAATGGTTTTCCAAAAACAGACCTTCATGAATTTTTGCACAGTGGCGATGTCACATTCGAAACGCAAAACTTGAGGAAGCGACGGGTGAAAACATTTCCTCTGATCTGCTGCTGTATAAG AACGCGAGAAGACGACTCGATCCTTATAAACTGA